A stretch of Cupriavidus necator DNA encodes these proteins:
- the prpR gene encoding propionate catabolism operon regulatory protein PrpR, translated as MAPPVSTQARPRIWAIGISRLARAFADLIPAYADRAEFRIVGKGFEAAASAVAREAREGRLDVVVAGGSNGAYLRQHVDVPVVLVKVTGFDVMSALATARRISPRVALVTHASTYAEVDEFVRAFSLSVPAYTYLTEDDAVARVKALKQEGIQVVVGPGLVTDLADRYGLTGVFLYSGNSVRMALEDAIEAARLRRIEATRRDYVNTILAHLNEGVAAVDAEGRIQSFNPAMERFLGTSVAAAVGRKLQTLAPNLALEGVMQSGDKELEAIHKLGDKMVVVNRIPIIGEAGTTGAVLTIQDASAIQRVDRNLRSRARTRPAGVRYSLDDLAGTSAAMTELRELARRYAAVDSTVLIGGESGTGKEVLAQGMHDASPRRAFPFVAVNCAAFPEALLESELFGYEEGAFTGARRGGKAGLFESAHNGTLFLDEVGDMPSALQTRLLRVLQEKQVLPIGGLDAVPVNVRVIGATHRDLAAMVRDGSFRQDLYYRLNILRIEMPPLRDRSEDLQELAELLYRRAQERLGMDRPQRLPAAARARLARYRWPGNIRELENVTERIAVLVAGRRLDSEALQRELQAAVPELFGDGMLAPAEAEAEADAEPAAPATRPRRSLAGVKQSSEVEHIRRVLAECGGDRAAACHILGISPTTLWRRLKAA; from the coding sequence ATGGCTCCTCCCGTTTCCACGCAAGCCCGTCCGCGCATCTGGGCCATCGGCATCAGCCGCCTGGCGCGCGCCTTTGCCGACCTGATTCCGGCCTACGCCGACCGGGCCGAATTCCGCATCGTCGGCAAGGGTTTCGAGGCCGCCGCCAGCGCCGTGGCGCGCGAGGCGCGCGAGGGCCGGCTCGACGTGGTGGTGGCGGGCGGCTCCAACGGCGCCTACCTGCGCCAGCACGTGGACGTGCCGGTGGTGCTGGTCAAGGTCACGGGCTTTGACGTGATGAGCGCGCTGGCCACCGCGCGGCGCATCTCGCCGCGGGTGGCGCTGGTCACGCACGCGTCGACGTATGCCGAGGTGGATGAATTTGTGCGCGCGTTCTCGCTGTCGGTCCCGGCCTATACCTACCTGACCGAGGACGATGCCGTGGCGCGCGTGAAGGCGCTCAAGCAGGAGGGCATCCAGGTCGTGGTCGGCCCCGGCCTGGTGACCGACCTGGCCGACCGCTATGGCCTGACCGGCGTGTTCCTGTACTCCGGCAACTCGGTGCGCATGGCGCTCGAAGACGCGATCGAGGCTGCGCGCCTGCGCCGCATCGAGGCCACCCGGCGCGACTACGTCAACACCATCCTGGCGCACCTGAACGAGGGCGTGGCGGCAGTGGATGCCGAAGGGCGCATCCAGTCGTTCAACCCGGCGATGGAGCGTTTTCTCGGCACTTCCGTTGCTGCCGCGGTCGGGCGCAAGCTGCAGACGCTGGCGCCAAACCTGGCGCTCGAAGGCGTGATGCAGAGCGGCGACAAGGAGCTGGAAGCGATCCACAAGCTCGGCGACAAGATGGTGGTGGTCAACCGCATCCCCATCATCGGCGAGGCCGGGACCACCGGCGCGGTGCTGACCATCCAGGACGCCAGCGCGATCCAGCGCGTGGACCGCAACCTGCGCTCGCGCGCGCGCACGCGGCCAGCCGGGGTGCGCTACAGCCTGGACGACCTGGCCGGCACCTCCGCGGCCATGACCGAGCTGCGCGAGCTGGCGCGGCGCTATGCGGCGGTGGATTCCACCGTGCTGATCGGCGGCGAGAGCGGCACCGGCAAGGAGGTGCTGGCGCAGGGCATGCACGACGCCAGCCCGCGCCGCGCCTTCCCGTTCGTGGCGGTCAATTGCGCGGCCTTCCCCGAGGCGCTGCTGGAGAGCGAGCTGTTCGGCTATGAAGAGGGCGCCTTCACCGGCGCGCGCCGCGGCGGCAAGGCCGGCCTGTTCGAGTCGGCCCACAACGGCACGCTGTTCCTCGACGAGGTGGGCGACATGCCGTCCGCGCTGCAGACGCGCCTGCTGCGCGTGCTGCAGGAAAAGCAGGTGCTGCCGATCGGCGGGCTCGACGCGGTGCCGGTCAACGTGCGCGTGATCGGCGCCACCCACCGCGACCTGGCCGCGATGGTGCGCGATGGTTCCTTCCGGCAGGACCTGTACTACCGCCTCAATATCCTGCGCATCGAGATGCCGCCGCTGCGCGACCGCTCCGAAGACCTGCAGGAGCTGGCCGAGCTGCTGTACCGGCGCGCCCAGGAGCGCCTGGGCATGGACCGGCCGCAGCGCCTGCCCGCCGCGGCCCGCGCGCGGCTGGCGCGCTACCGCTGGCCGGGCAATATCCGCGAGCTGGAAAACGTGACCGAACGGATCGCCGTGCTGGTGGCCGGGCGCCGGCTGGACAGCGAGGCGCTGCAGCGCGAGCTGCAGGCGGCCGTGCCGGAGCTGTTCGGCGATGGCATGCTGGCGCCGGCCGAGGCCGAGGCCGAGGCCGACGCTGAGCCCGCCGCGCCGGCAACACGCCCGCGCCGTTCACTGGCCGGCGTGAAGCAGTCCAGCGAAGTCGAGCATATCCGGCGCGTGCTGGCCGAGTGCGGCGGCGACCGCGCCGCGGCCTGCCATATCCTTGGCATCAGCCCGACCACACTGTGGCGGCGGCTCAAGGCAGCGTGA
- a CDS encoding cysteine synthase A, whose protein sequence is MEVRDGFAGTIGHTPLIRLAGLSAETGCDIYGKAEFLNPGGSVKDRAALYIIRDAERRGLLTPGGTVIEGTAGNTGIGLAHLCAARGYRCIVVIPDTQSPEKMERLRMLGAEVRAVPAKPYADPDNYQKIAGRLADETDNAIWANQFDNLANRQAHYETTGPEIWHATGGHIDAFTCSTGTGGSLAGIARCLKEHKPGVRIVLADPHGSALYNFVKHRELKAEGSSITEGIGTSRVTANLQDTPIDDAVRIDDQTCVDMVYRLLREEGLFLGGSSGINVGAAVALAREMGPGHTIVTLLCDRGDLYMARLFNETWLEGKGLQPIPFRRAGPAG, encoded by the coding sequence ATGGAAGTCAGGGATGGATTTGCCGGCACCATCGGCCACACCCCGCTGATCCGGCTGGCCGGCCTGAGCGCCGAGACCGGCTGCGATATCTACGGCAAGGCGGAATTCCTCAATCCTGGCGGCTCGGTCAAGGACCGCGCGGCACTCTACATCATCCGCGATGCCGAACGGCGCGGGCTGCTGACGCCCGGCGGCACGGTCATCGAAGGCACCGCGGGCAATACCGGCATCGGCCTGGCCCACCTGTGCGCGGCGCGCGGCTACCGCTGCATCGTCGTGATACCCGATACGCAGTCGCCCGAGAAAATGGAGCGGCTGCGCATGCTCGGCGCCGAGGTCCGCGCGGTGCCCGCCAAGCCTTACGCCGATCCGGACAACTACCAGAAGATTGCCGGCCGGCTGGCCGACGAGACCGACAACGCGATCTGGGCCAACCAGTTCGACAACCTAGCCAACCGCCAGGCCCACTACGAGACCACCGGCCCCGAGATCTGGCACGCCACCGGCGGGCATATCGATGCCTTCACCTGCTCGACCGGCACCGGCGGCTCGCTGGCCGGCATCGCGCGCTGCCTGAAAGAGCACAAGCCCGGCGTGCGCATCGTGCTGGCCGACCCGCACGGCAGCGCTCTCTATAACTTCGTCAAACACCGCGAGCTCAAGGCCGAGGGCAGTTCGATCACCGAGGGCATCGGCACCAGCCGCGTCACCGCCAACCTGCAGGACACGCCCATCGACGATGCGGTGCGGATCGACGACCAGACCTGCGTGGACATGGTCTACCGCCTGCTGCGCGAGGAGGGCTTGTTCCTGGGCGGGTCGTCGGGAATCAACGTCGGCGCCGCGGTGGCGCTGGCGCGCGAGATGGGGCCGGGCCATACCATCGTCACGCTGCTCTGCGACCGCGGCGACCTGTACATGGCACGGCTGTTCAATGAAACCTGGCTGGAGGGCAAGGGGTTGCAGCCGATTCCGTTCCGGCGCGCCGGCCCAGCCGGGTAA
- a CDS encoding putative quinol monooxygenase: MSGTYTLVGIARAKTHRREALVSQLTTLRSRGLTEPGCLDYHVGQDAEDARVFVIYMVWDSKRALESHLNRPYMRDFHASRADFVEGDFSFRWLNAA, encoded by the coding sequence ATGTCCGGAACGTACACGCTAGTCGGCATCGCCCGTGCCAAGACCCACCGCCGCGAGGCGCTGGTATCCCAGCTCACCACGCTGCGCTCGCGCGGGCTGACCGAGCCCGGCTGCCTGGACTACCACGTCGGGCAAGACGCCGAAGATGCGCGGGTATTCGTGATCTACATGGTCTGGGACTCCAAGCGCGCGCTCGAATCGCACCTGAACCGGCCCTATATGCGCGATTTCCACGCATCGCGCGCGGATTTCGTCGAAGGCGATTTCAGTTTCCGCTGGCTCAACGCCGCCTGA
- a CDS encoding HD-GYP domain-containing protein, producing MLRRIRSEQLQVGMFVARLGGPWISHPFWRARFLVANEEQVRQIQSAGVQEVWIDILKGRNVAAPDTPEMPGPVPQSAPDPMDPATAPPPAATLDAEIVRARELLQSGKAVIGSMFADIRMGRALEVNGALLLVDSASRSLSRHGQALLALARLKARGDENYLHAFAVCALMIAVGRTLGLPDDEVRELGLAGLVHDIGKLTLPDTPVHKASERTPEEEEIYRRHPSAGYRILNEARLYSNIPLDVCVHHHERVDGRGFPYGLAGSELSVHAKIGAICDAYDSLTSSRPGHQPWSPARAMEYMAVRVDTLFDRRVFKAFTRTVGIYPLGTVLRLRSNRLAVVCAQNEADPLRPKVMAFYSVSQSRPTPTELIDLRHSDETVVAFENAADWGYADEQLMEMYAAAA from the coding sequence ATGTTGAGACGCATACGGTCGGAACAACTGCAGGTCGGGATGTTTGTCGCCAGGCTTGGCGGCCCGTGGATCAGCCATCCGTTCTGGCGCGCCAGGTTCCTGGTCGCCAATGAGGAGCAGGTTCGGCAGATACAGTCGGCAGGGGTGCAGGAGGTCTGGATCGACATCCTGAAGGGCCGCAACGTAGCAGCGCCGGACACGCCGGAAATGCCCGGACCGGTCCCGCAGTCCGCGCCCGACCCCATGGACCCGGCCACCGCACCGCCACCCGCCGCCACCCTTGATGCCGAGATTGTCCGCGCGCGCGAGCTGCTGCAATCCGGCAAGGCCGTGATCGGCTCGATGTTCGCCGACATCCGCATGGGCCGGGCGCTGGAGGTCAACGGCGCGCTGCTGCTGGTCGATTCCGCCTCACGCTCGCTGTCGCGCCATGGGCAGGCGTTGCTGGCGCTGGCGCGGCTCAAGGCGCGTGGCGACGAAAACTACCTGCACGCCTTCGCCGTCTGCGCGCTGATGATCGCCGTCGGCCGCACGCTGGGCCTGCCCGACGACGAGGTGCGCGAGCTCGGCCTGGCCGGCCTGGTCCACGACATCGGCAAGCTGACGCTGCCCGATACTCCGGTGCACAAGGCCAGCGAACGCACGCCCGAGGAAGAGGAGATCTACCGCCGGCACCCTTCGGCTGGCTACCGCATCCTGAACGAGGCCCGGCTCTATTCGAACATCCCGCTCGATGTCTGCGTCCACCATCACGAACGCGTGGACGGGCGCGGCTTCCCCTACGGCCTGGCGGGGAGCGAACTGAGCGTGCACGCCAAGATCGGCGCAATCTGCGATGCCTATGACTCGCTCACTTCCAGCCGCCCGGGCCACCAGCCGTGGTCGCCGGCCCGCGCCATGGAATACATGGCCGTGCGTGTCGACACGCTGTTCGACCGGCGCGTGTTCAAGGCCTTCACCCGCACCGTCGGCATCTACCCGCTCGGCACCGTGCTGCGGCTGCGTTCGAACCGGCTGGCGGTGGTCTGCGCGCAGAACGAGGCCGATCCGCTGCGGCCGAAGGTGATGGCGTTCTATTCCGTGTCGCAGTCAAGGCCGACTCCCACCGAACTGATCGACCTGCGCCACAGCGACGAAACGGTGGTGGCGTTCGAGAATGCCGCTGACTGGGGGTATGCGGATGAGCAGCTGATGGAGATGTATGCGGCGGCGGCATGA
- a CDS encoding LysR family transcriptional regulator produces MQEADWDDLKYFLAVGQSGSLAGAARALHVNHSTVLRRLARLEETLGTLLFERHATGYAMTAAGEALAHRLAGVGEQIDAAQRQLSGLDSQLSGPLRVTTTDTLLGGLLMPLFAEFRSMHPRIQLQIVVNNSFLSLSRREADVAIRPANAPPEYLVGRRIGRLQTAPYAARRYLQQLGLPTEADHPRLADWSAYDWVVPDEALSHLAQARWIRDHVPEPRRAVSADSLVAMADAVRHGMGAGMLLCLLAGADPELVRLAPVDVAMDTDLWVLTHPDLRHSARVRVLGDFLYERLRQGEWVAG; encoded by the coding sequence ATGCAGGAAGCAGACTGGGACGACCTGAAGTATTTCCTTGCCGTGGGCCAGTCCGGCTCGCTCGCCGGCGCCGCGCGCGCCCTGCATGTCAACCATTCCACGGTGCTGCGCCGGCTGGCGCGGCTGGAAGAGACCCTGGGCACCCTGCTCTTCGAACGCCATGCCACCGGCTACGCCATGACCGCCGCCGGCGAGGCCCTGGCGCACCGCCTGGCCGGCGTCGGCGAGCAGATCGATGCGGCCCAGCGCCAGCTGTCCGGCCTCGACAGCCAGCTGAGCGGCCCGTTGCGCGTGACCACGACCGACACGCTGCTGGGTGGACTGCTGATGCCCCTGTTTGCGGAATTCAGGTCGATGCACCCGCGCATCCAGCTGCAGATCGTCGTCAACAACAGCTTCCTGAGCCTGAGCCGGCGCGAGGCCGATGTGGCGATCCGGCCGGCGAATGCGCCGCCGGAGTACCTGGTGGGCCGCCGTATCGGGCGGCTGCAGACGGCACCATACGCGGCGCGGCGCTACCTGCAGCAGCTCGGCCTGCCAACGGAAGCCGACCATCCGCGGCTGGCGGACTGGTCGGCCTATGACTGGGTCGTGCCGGACGAAGCGCTGTCACACCTTGCCCAGGCGCGCTGGATACGCGACCACGTGCCCGAACCCCGCCGCGCCGTCAGCGCCGACAGCCTGGTGGCGATGGCGGATGCCGTGCGGCACGGCATGGGCGCCGGCATGCTGCTGTGCCTGCTGGCCGGGGCCGACCCAGAGCTGGTGCGGCTGGCGCCAGTCGATGTAGCCATGGATACCGATTTATGGGTGCTGACGCATCCGGATCTCAGGCACAGCGCGCGCGTGCGGGTGCTGGGCGATTTCCTGTATGAGCGGCTCAGGCAAGGGGAATGGGTGGCGGGCTGA
- a CDS encoding DMT family transporter, translating into MAWMLLVLAGLIEIVMALALKHTDGWTRPGPTALGIGAALASIFLLSAALRHLPVGTAYAIWTGIGAIGVTVVGILFLGESAAPMRLVLIGLIFVGIGGLKLLPA; encoded by the coding sequence ATGGCGTGGATGCTGCTGGTGCTGGCGGGCCTGATCGAGATCGTGATGGCGCTGGCGCTCAAACATACCGACGGCTGGACGCGGCCCGGGCCGACGGCACTGGGCATCGGGGCGGCGCTGGCCAGCATCTTCCTGCTCAGCGCGGCGCTGCGGCACCTGCCGGTCGGGACTGCGTACGCAATCTGGACCGGGATCGGGGCGATCGGGGTGACGGTGGTTGGCATCCTGTTCCTGGGCGAAAGCGCGGCGCCGATGCGGCTGGTGTTGATCGGGCTGATCTTCGTCGGGATTGGCGGCTTGAAGCTGCTGCCGGCCTGA
- a CDS encoding 2-hydroxychromene-2-carboxylate isomerase yields the protein MTKAIDYYFWINSDWAYLGHGRLVELAKRQGAAINYMPVDLPYVYSQTGGILLGQRSQERQAYRITELARWCKRLGIPVNPQPRYMCPNGDLASCMVISAKHAGLCEGTLAQAILHAEWLEDQDISSPETLQTIARSLDLDGEALLCQAASPVIKAEYRQYTDNAISAGVFGSPAYVYRGEVFWGQDRLDFLEDTLACT from the coding sequence ATGACCAAGGCAATTGACTATTACTTTTGGATCAATTCGGACTGGGCCTATCTCGGACACGGCCGTCTTGTGGAACTTGCCAAACGCCAAGGCGCCGCGATCAACTATATGCCTGTGGACCTGCCGTACGTTTACTCGCAGACGGGGGGCATTTTGCTTGGGCAGCGCTCTCAGGAAAGGCAGGCTTACCGGATCACCGAACTCGCCCGTTGGTGCAAGCGGCTAGGGATTCCGGTCAATCCGCAGCCTAGATACATGTGCCCAAACGGTGATCTCGCTTCGTGCATGGTCATTTCTGCGAAGCACGCGGGACTTTGCGAAGGCACCTTGGCCCAAGCGATTCTTCATGCCGAATGGTTGGAGGACCAGGACATCTCCTCACCAGAGACGCTGCAAACCATCGCCCGCTCGCTGGACTTGGATGGCGAGGCGCTTCTCTGCCAAGCCGCATCTCCAGTAATCAAAGCGGAGTACAGACAATACACCGACAACGCTATCTCAGCCGGTGTCTTCGGCTCGCCTGCATACGTCTACCGTGGAGAAGTGTTCTGGGGCCAGGATCGCCTCGATTTCCTTGAGGACACCCTGGCCTGCACCTAA
- a CDS encoding MFS transporter: protein MYPANSQAGIASANAGTAKQHTVAGIASMLGTTIEWYDFFIYGTAAALIFNKIFFPSFDPISGTLAAFATYSVGFFARPLGGIVFGHFGDKVGRKSMLLITLMMMGIPTIIIGLIPTYEQIGYWAAVILVLMRLLQGLAVGGEWGGAVLMAVEHAPEGKKGFFGSLPQTGVAPGLILSSLAMASVARLPEADMLSWGWRLPFLASVLLLAVGWFIRIRVAESPDFEKVKQRGHEVEVPVVHVVKHHWLSLLKVSGARMAEVTWFYTVATFALTYGTVTLGLPKTMMLNAVIAGAAVALFTMPLTGLLGDKIGHRKIFVVGSVGICLFGFAFFKLLGSGSVGAVYLAMVIAIGLIYAMLYGPEGSLFSVQFPPEVRYSGISLAVQVSGAIGGGLAPLVATWLLKLGQGSPLYLAGYLTALGCLSIFCVSRMKATEQ, encoded by the coding sequence ATGTATCCCGCCAATTCACAAGCAGGCATCGCCAGCGCAAATGCCGGGACGGCCAAGCAGCACACCGTCGCAGGCATTGCCAGCATGCTCGGCACGACTATCGAGTGGTACGACTTCTTCATTTACGGAACTGCCGCCGCGTTAATTTTCAACAAGATCTTCTTTCCCAGCTTCGATCCGATCAGTGGGACCCTCGCCGCGTTCGCGACCTACTCCGTCGGCTTCTTCGCCCGGCCCCTTGGAGGCATTGTCTTCGGCCACTTTGGTGACAAGGTTGGGCGAAAATCCATGCTGCTGATCACGTTGATGATGATGGGTATCCCGACCATCATCATCGGCCTCATTCCGACCTATGAGCAAATTGGTTACTGGGCCGCCGTGATCCTCGTATTGATGCGCCTTCTCCAGGGGCTCGCCGTCGGTGGCGAATGGGGCGGCGCCGTTCTCATGGCCGTGGAACATGCCCCCGAAGGTAAGAAAGGCTTCTTCGGTAGCCTTCCTCAAACCGGCGTCGCTCCTGGCCTTATCCTCTCATCGTTGGCAATGGCAAGCGTTGCGAGACTGCCTGAGGCGGATATGTTGAGTTGGGGCTGGCGCCTTCCGTTCCTGGCCAGTGTGTTGCTTCTGGCTGTCGGATGGTTCATCCGCATCCGCGTCGCCGAGTCCCCTGACTTTGAAAAGGTCAAGCAAAGAGGCCATGAGGTCGAGGTGCCGGTGGTCCATGTCGTCAAACACCACTGGTTGTCGTTGCTCAAGGTATCAGGCGCGCGGATGGCGGAAGTCACGTGGTTCTACACGGTCGCTACCTTTGCCCTGACCTACGGTACGGTAACACTTGGCTTACCCAAGACGATGATGCTGAATGCCGTGATCGCGGGTGCTGCCGTCGCACTGTTCACAATGCCTCTCACTGGCTTGCTCGGGGATAAGATCGGGCATAGGAAGATCTTTGTGGTCGGATCGGTCGGAATTTGCCTCTTCGGGTTCGCGTTTTTTAAGCTTCTTGGCTCGGGAAGCGTCGGCGCGGTATATCTCGCCATGGTGATCGCCATCGGCCTTATCTACGCCATGCTGTACGGCCCCGAAGGTAGCCTATTTTCTGTGCAATTTCCCCCGGAAGTTCGCTACAGTGGTATTTCCCTTGCCGTGCAAGTCTCGGGTGCTATCGGTGGCGGACTGGCCCCGCTGGTGGCGACCTGGCTGCTTAAGCTCGGCCAAGGTAGTCCGCTGTATCTCGCCGGCTACCTCACTGCCCTGGGGTGCTTGTCGATCTTCTGTGTATCTCGCATGAAGGCAACTGAGCAATGA
- a CDS encoding aldolase yields MELRSKEYFDERATQEMRAHLKPRKRTLQQTLAYACRILAMTGQEAGLAGQISARSERPGAYWTLRFGLGFDEATEADFIEVDQDLNTLSGTGMANPATRFHLWVYADRPNTHSIIHTHSPYVSALAAAKQPLIVSQMDMTPFHNDCAFLAEWPGVPIADQEGVIISGALGSNRSILLASHGQLSTGCSVQEATYLSVYMERAARMQVRARTFGPLTSLPDDLAREAHDYLLKPSIVNGTFDYWCRQTER; encoded by the coding sequence ATGGAACTTCGCTCTAAGGAATACTTCGACGAACGCGCAACGCAGGAGATGCGTGCCCATCTCAAGCCTCGCAAGCGCACGCTGCAGCAAACGCTGGCCTATGCTTGCCGCATCCTGGCCATGACCGGGCAGGAAGCTGGCTTGGCTGGCCAGATCAGTGCACGCTCGGAGCGCCCAGGCGCCTACTGGACCCTGCGCTTCGGTCTGGGTTTTGACGAAGCCACCGAAGCCGACTTTATAGAAGTCGACCAAGACCTGAATACCCTCAGCGGCACTGGGATGGCTAATCCGGCAACGCGGTTCCATCTGTGGGTTTATGCCGATCGCCCCAACACCCATAGCATCATTCATACGCATTCTCCGTATGTGTCGGCACTTGCCGCGGCCAAGCAACCGCTAATCGTCTCGCAAATGGACATGACGCCGTTTCACAACGATTGCGCGTTCCTTGCGGAATGGCCTGGCGTTCCCATCGCTGACCAGGAGGGCGTGATCATATCCGGCGCTCTGGGCAGCAACCGCTCGATCCTGCTGGCCAGCCACGGTCAGTTGAGCACCGGCTGTAGCGTGCAAGAAGCGACCTATCTTTCTGTCTACATGGAGCGCGCTGCCCGCATGCAGGTGCGCGCCCGTACCTTCGGGCCGCTTACCTCGCTACCCGACGATCTCGCCCGTGAAGCTCACGACTACCTGCTCAAGCCTTCGATCGTCAACGGTACTTTTGATTACTGGTGCCGTCAGACGGAGCGTTGA
- a CDS encoding LysR family transcriptional regulator, whose protein sequence is MKALDAQIRLFLAIAQARSISGAAMTLGLTQSGLSRQLAHLEAAVGQKLCERHGRGVALTDAGHKLQAAAQTAYDVIDNTILLLCEEQGVSQGNLRVAVIHTLSYYFMPDVVSRFMSQRPNANVSLMGRSSPEVVELVETGKADIGFVYDVAVASDAVEIVPLFDDVMTLIVSQNSPLAALEGVDLEAQRVPLVAFPEHYALRRMLHRKRLDTNVVAEVDTVDAMLRLVASTGGQCVLPDRVPTQLLENYGLSRVRIINPRLSRRVVAITKRERAQTALIKHMLKIAQTV, encoded by the coding sequence ATGAAGGCTTTAGATGCTCAGATAAGGCTATTCCTGGCGATAGCGCAGGCCCGCTCCATTTCAGGCGCTGCAATGACGCTTGGTCTAACCCAATCCGGCTTAAGCCGTCAGCTGGCCCACCTCGAGGCAGCAGTAGGTCAAAAATTGTGCGAACGCCACGGGCGCGGGGTCGCCCTTACTGACGCAGGCCACAAACTGCAGGCTGCCGCCCAGACCGCATATGACGTTATCGACAATACGATTCTCCTGTTGTGCGAGGAGCAGGGAGTCAGCCAAGGCAACCTCCGAGTGGCTGTTATTCATACCCTCAGCTACTACTTCATGCCAGATGTTGTCTCCCGATTCATGAGCCAGCGCCCAAATGCCAACGTCTCGCTCATGGGGCGGAGTTCACCGGAAGTTGTAGAGCTGGTGGAGACGGGCAAAGCGGATATAGGCTTTGTTTACGACGTAGCGGTAGCCTCGGATGCCGTGGAAATCGTGCCGCTATTCGACGATGTCATGACGTTGATCGTCAGCCAAAATTCGCCCTTGGCCGCACTCGAAGGGGTCGACCTAGAGGCGCAAAGAGTACCGCTTGTCGCTTTTCCTGAGCACTATGCGCTAAGACGAATGCTGCACAGGAAGAGATTGGACACAAATGTCGTGGCGGAAGTGGACACGGTCGATGCGATGCTCAGGCTCGTCGCATCAACCGGCGGTCAGTGCGTTTTGCCAGACCGAGTACCGACGCAACTGCTCGAGAACTATGGGCTGTCACGAGTGCGCATAATAAACCCTCGTCTCAGTCGGCGCGTTGTCGCCATTACCAAGCGAGAAAGAGCTCAAACAGCGCTGATAAAACACATGCTGAAGATCGCTCAAACAGTCTGA
- a CDS encoding mechanosensitive ion channel family protein yields the protein MSFDALLELFQQRIPAHPWAQIASYLLVLVLIAVVAQWLFGHVMSRIAHRLLTVWGKAPWSKALTRYRAYRRFGYAVGFGVITVGIGEVPHMGRYALAIERLAHAGLWICFFLMLGGVLSAWQDVYASSRQAQTRSIKGYIQVGRLGLGLVCSVLVLSILINRSPLWMLSGLGALSAVLLLVFKDTLLSLVASTQLTSNDMLRIGDWIEMPQCNADGYVRDIALHTVKVQNWDNTVTTVPTYKLFSESYRNYRQMFESGARRIKRTLRLDAGSVRFLEDREVQALMRFRLLHDYLEEKQAEVDEANRLLIAAGNDPVNRRRLTNVGTFRAYGIAYLKAHPEIHHDLLLNVRMMEPDSQGIPVEIYCFTALTAWMDYERIQGDVFDHLLAILPELGLRLYQAPSGADLTGVRISPVLAAAQVAAAQAAVHHAPAHGAAASSHPI from the coding sequence ATGAGTTTCGATGCCCTGCTGGAGTTGTTCCAGCAACGTATTCCAGCCCATCCGTGGGCCCAGATTGCCTCGTACCTGCTGGTGCTGGTGCTGATCGCCGTGGTCGCGCAGTGGCTGTTCGGCCACGTGATGTCGCGCATCGCCCATCGCTTGCTGACGGTCTGGGGCAAGGCGCCCTGGAGCAAGGCGCTGACGCGATATCGTGCCTATCGGCGCTTCGGCTATGCGGTCGGGTTCGGGGTGATCACCGTCGGCATCGGCGAAGTGCCGCACATGGGCCGCTATGCGCTGGCCATCGAGCGCCTGGCCCATGCCGGCCTGTGGATCTGCTTCTTCCTGATGCTTGGCGGCGTGCTGAGTGCCTGGCAGGACGTATACGCCAGCAGCCGCCAGGCGCAGACGCGCTCGATCAAGGGCTATATCCAGGTGGGGCGCCTCGGGCTGGGGCTGGTGTGCTCGGTGCTGGTGCTGTCGATCCTGATCAACCGCTCGCCGCTGTGGATGCTGTCTGGCCTGGGCGCGCTGTCGGCGGTGCTGCTGCTGGTGTTCAAGGACACGCTGCTGTCGCTGGTGGCCAGTACTCAGCTGACCTCCAACGACATGCTGCGCATCGGCGACTGGATCGAGATGCCCCAGTGCAATGCCGACGGCTACGTCAGGGACATCGCGCTGCATACCGTCAAGGTGCAGAACTGGGACAACACCGTGACCACGGTGCCGACCTACAAGCTGTTCTCCGAGAGCTACCGCAACTACCGGCAGATGTTCGAATCCGGCGCGCGGCGCATCAAGCGCACGTTGCGGCTGGATGCGGGCAGCGTGCGCTTCCTGGAGGACCGGGAAGTGCAGGCGCTGATGCGCTTCCGGCTGCTGCACGACTACCTGGAGGAGAAGCAGGCCGAGGTCGACGAGGCCAACCGCCTGCTGATTGCCGCCGGCAATGACCCGGTCAACCGGCGCCGGCTGACCAATGTCGGCACCTTCCGCGCCTATGGCATTGCCTACCTGAAGGCGCACCCGGAGATCCACCACGATCTGCTGCTGAACGTGCGCATGATGGAGCCCGATTCGCAGGGCATCCCGGTGGAGATCTATTGCTTTACCGCGCTGACCGCGTGGATGGACTATGAGCGCATCCAGGGCGATGTCTTCGACCACCTGCTGGCGATCCTGCCCGAGCTGGGCCTGCGCCTGTACCAGGCGCCTTCAGGCGCGGACCTGACCGGCGTGCGCATCTCGCCGGTGCTGGCCGCGGCGCAGGTGGCGGCGGCACAGGCCGCCGTCCATCATGCGCCTGCCCACGGCGCCGCCGCGAGCAGCCATCCGATCTGA